Sequence from the Streptomyces sp. R33 genome:
GCTGCTGCGCGCCGCGCACGTAGATGTTGCCGCCGGTCGCCAGCGCCGCGGAAGCCCAGGACGCGGCCTCCAGGCGGTCCGGGAGCGCCTTGTGGTTGTAGCCGCCGAGACGGTCCACACCGGTGATCCGGATGGTCCGGTCGGTGTCCATGGAGATGATGGCGCCCATCTTCTGCAGGACGCAGATGAGGTCCTCGATCTCCGGTTCCACCGCGGCGTTGCTGAGCTCGGTGACGCCCTCGGCCAGGACGGCCGTCAGCAGCACCTGTTCGGTCGAGCCGACCGAGGGGTAGGGCAGGCGGATCTTGCAGCCGCGGAGGCGCTGCGGGGCCTCCAGGTACTGGCCGCCCTCGCGCTTCTCGATGGTCGCGCCGAACTGGCGGAGCACGTCGAAGTGGAAGTCGATCGGCCGGCCGCCGATGTCGCAGCCGCCGAGGCCCGGGATGAAGGCGTGGCCGAGACGGTGCAGCAGCGGGCCGCAGAACAGGATCGGGATGCGCGACGAGCCCGCGTGCGCGTCGATGTCCGCAACGTTCGCGCTCTCGACGTGCGTCGGGTCGAGCACCAGCTCGCCCGGCTCCTCGCCGGGGCGCACGGTCACCCCGTGCAGCTGGAGCAGCCCGCGCACGACCCGGACGTCGCGGATGTCGGGAACGTTGCGGAGCCGGCTGGGTCCGCTGCCGAGCAGAGCGGCGACCATGGCCTTGGGCACGAGGTTCTTCGCACCGCGGACACGGATCTCGCCCTCGAGCGGGGTACCGCCATGGACAAGTAGTACGTCGTCTCTGTCTGTGCCGGTCATGAATCTCGCGTTCCGGAGAGGGGCTCCCCCGGCGAAGCCAGAGGAGGGTGGGCAGGGGGCCAGGGAAAAGGGTAAGGGGCACGACCCCCTTGTTCGTAAGGTCGACGCGGCCGTAGGACTGTCATGAATTAGCCACAACACCCTCAGTGCCCACCCCATGGCGGAGTGTCGCATTCCGCCCGTACCGGCCCCGCGCGCTCCTTCCTGCTGCGGTGCGCCCTGAGCTGCGTTCGATCCGATGCCTCCGCCCGCTCCCCCTGAAAGGCGAATGTGCGAGATCATGTCGGCATGACCGAGGTGTCCTCCCTCACAGGGCGGCTGCTCGTGGCCACCCCCGCCCTCGCGGATCCGAACTTCGACCGCGCGGTGGTGCTCCTGCTCGACCACGACGAACAGGGCTCGCTCGGCGTGGTCCTCAACCGGCCCACCCCCGTGGGCGTCGGCGACATCCTGCTGCCCTGGGCGACGCTGGCCGGCGATCCGGGGGTCGTCTTCCAGGGCGGCCCGGTGGGCCTGGACTCGGCCCTCGGGGTGGCGGTCATCCCGGGCGAGGAGGGGCCACTCGGATGGCGGCGCGTGTACGGGGCGATCGGCCTGGTCGACCTGGAGGCCCCGCCGGAGCTGCTGGCCGCGGCCCTCGGCTCGCTGCGGATCTTCGCCGGATACTCGGGCTGGGGCCCGGGCCAGCTGGAGGTCGAGCTCGGTGACGGCGCCTGGTACGTCGTCGAGTCGGAGCCGGGGGACGTGTCGTTCCCCGACCCGGAAAGGCTGTGGCGCGCGGTGCTGCGCCGCCAGCGCAGCGAGCTCGCGATGGTCGCCACCTATCCGGACGACCCGTCGCTCAACTGACCCGCGGCGGGATCGGTACCCTGGCTTTTATGAGCACTCTTGAGCCCGAGCGCGGGACTGGTACGGGGACCCTCGTAGAGCCGACGCCGCAGGTGTCCCACGGCGACGGCGACCACGAGCGCTTCGCCCACTACGTCCAGAAGGACAAGATCATGGCGAGCGCCCTCGACGGGACCCCCGTCGTCGCGCTCTGCGGCAAGGTCTGGGTGCCGGGCCGGGACCCGAAGAAGTACCCGGTCTGCCCCATGTGCAAGGAGATCTACGAGTCGATGGGTCCCGGCGGGGACAAGGACAAGGGCGGCAAGGACAAGTAGTCCTCGAGCAGTCCTTCGCTCCAGCCCGGCAGGACCGAGGCCCCCGATGCGCCGGTGCGCGTCCGGGGGCCTTTGCCGTCCCCGCGCCCTTTGCCGTGCCCGGGGCCAGGGCTAAGGTCGGCCGCAGCGCAGGCGCCACGCGCCATGCGAAACGCGCGTTGCGCATCGCGCAACGCCCGGACGGTGGAGGGGCCGAGGCCATGCCCGATTTGATTCCGGAGCCGCGGTACGCGCGATTCGCCCGCGACGCCGGCACGTGCGTGCTGG
This genomic interval carries:
- the murA gene encoding UDP-N-acetylglucosamine 1-carboxyvinyltransferase encodes the protein MTGTDRDDVLLVHGGTPLEGEIRVRGAKNLVPKAMVAALLGSGPSRLRNVPDIRDVRVVRGLLQLHGVTVRPGEEPGELVLDPTHVESANVADIDAHAGSSRIPILFCGPLLHRLGHAFIPGLGGCDIGGRPIDFHFDVLRQFGATIEKREGGQYLEAPQRLRGCKIRLPYPSVGSTEQVLLTAVLAEGVTELSNAAVEPEIEDLICVLQKMGAIISMDTDRTIRITGVDRLGGYNHKALPDRLEAASWASAALATGGNIYVRGAQQRSMMTFLNTFRRVGGAFEIDDEGIRFWHPGGPLKAIALETDVHPGFQTDWQQPLVVALTQAAGLSIVHETVYESRLGFTSALNQMGAHIQLYRECLGGSACRFGQRNFLHSAVVSGPTKLQGADLVIPDLRGGFSYLIAALAAEGTSRVHGIDLINRGYENFMEKLVELGAKVELPGGDLV
- a CDS encoding DUF3039 domain-containing protein, encoding MSTLEPERGTGTGTLVEPTPQVSHGDGDHERFAHYVQKDKIMASALDGTPVVALCGKVWVPGRDPKKYPVCPMCKEIYESMGPGGDKDKGGKDK
- a CDS encoding YqgE/AlgH family protein, giving the protein MTEVSSLTGRLLVATPALADPNFDRAVVLLLDHDEQGSLGVVLNRPTPVGVGDILLPWATLAGDPGVVFQGGPVGLDSALGVAVIPGEEGPLGWRRVYGAIGLVDLEAPPELLAAALGSLRIFAGYSGWGPGQLEVELGDGAWYVVESEPGDVSFPDPERLWRAVLRRQRSELAMVATYPDDPSLN